In Silene latifolia isolate original U9 population chromosome X, ASM4854445v1, whole genome shotgun sequence, the following proteins share a genomic window:
- the LOC141619000 gene encoding polygalacturonase At1g48100 has translation MDHFKLFIFCTLIYMLGFQNIEKLVEGRAHYHKRKGGGSSPTPPSSPAPSDDDQTPPYSPAPETRPMVPSDPYPNPSPDQGGPCIFDVTSFGAVGDGSTDDTAAFRSAWKAACAVESSVVHVPSSGKFMITSTIFPGPCKPGLVFQVDGILMPPDGPECWPESDSKRQWLVFYQLDQVTLTGTGTIEGNGEQWWELPCKPHRGPNGSTLPGPCDSPAMIRFFMSKNIELSGLRIQNSPQFHVKFDGCDGVLIDKIQINSPKYSPNTDGIHVENTKNVAIYNAMIANGDDCISIGPGSSNVDIQGVVCDHSHGISIGSLGVHNSEACVSNITVRGALIKNSDNGLRIKTWQGGSGSVSDVSFQDIQMENNTNSILIDQYYCLTKACRNQTSAVYLSGVTYKNIKGTYNNVQSAPIHFACSDTVPCTNITMSEVELLPSQGQLVDDPFCWNSYGFQETLTIPPIDCLQDGMPESLGEVVACCQ, from the exons ATGGACCATTTcaaattatttatattttgtaCATTGATTTATATGTTAGGTTTTCAAAACATTGAAAAATTAGTAGAAGGAAGAGCTCATTACCACAAGAGAAAAGGAGGTGGTTCATCTCCAACACCACCTTCTTCACCGGCACCATCGGACGACGATCAAACACCTCCGTATAGCCCGGCCCCGGAAACCCGGCCCATGGTCCCGTCCGACCCGTACCCAAACCCAAGCCCGGACCAAGGAGGCccgtgtatttttgacgtaacgTCGTTTGGGGCGGTGGGAGACGGGTCGACGGATGATACGGCCGCCTTTCGGAGCGCGTGGAAGGCGGCGTGCGCGGTGGAGTCGAGTGTAGTGCATGTTCCTTCGAGTGGAAAGTTCATGATCACCTCTACTATATTTCCCGGGCCTTGTAAGCCCGGACTTGTGTTTCAG GTTGATGGGATTTTGATGCCACCGGACGGGCCGGAATGCTGGCCGGAATCGGACAGCAAGAGGCAATGGCTAGTATTCTATCAGTTGGATCAGGTGACCCTTACAGGAACTGGAACCATTGAAGGCAATGGTGAACAATGGTGGGAACTTCCTTGTAAACCTCACAGG ggTCCAAATGGTTCAACATTGCCTGGACCATGTGATAGCCCAGCT ATGATTAGGTTCTTCATGAGCAAGAATATAGAGCTAAGTGGGCTAAGGATACAAAACAGTCCACAATTTCATGTAAAGTTCGACGGATGTGACGGAGTATTGATCGATAAGATTCAAATTAATTCTCCGAAATATAGTCCTAACACCGATGGCATCCATGTCGAGAACACTAAAAATGTTGCCATCTACAACGCCATGATAGCCAACG GAGATGATTGCATATCAATAGGACCAGGAAGCTCAAATGTGGACATACAAGGTGTGGTGTGCGACCACAGTCACGGGATCAG CATAGGAAGTCTAGGAGTCCATAACTCGGAAGCATGTGTATCAAACATAACGGTCCGAGGAGCGTTAATCAAGAACTCGGACAATGGGTTAAGAATCAAGACATGGCAAGGCGGGTCAGGTTCGGTCTCAGACGTATCATTTCAAGACATTCAAATGGAAAATAATACAAATAGTATTCTCATAGACCAATATTATTGCCTTACAAAGGCTTGTCGGAACCAAACCTCGGCCGTATACCTCTCCGGTGTGACCTACAAGAACATCAAGGGTACCTACAACAATGTCCAAAGTGCACCTATTCATTTTGCTTGTAGTGACACCGTCCCTTGCACCAACATTACCATGTCCGAAGTCGAGCTTTTGCCATCACAAGGGCAATTAGTTGATGATCCCTTTTGTTGGAATTCTTATGGGTTTCAAGAGACATTGACTATCCCTCCTATTGATTGTTTGCAAGACGGTATGCCTGAATCACTCGGTGAGGTTGTCGCTTGTTGTCAATGA